The following is a genomic window from Gadus morhua chromosome 23, gadMor3.0, whole genome shotgun sequence.
CAAGTGAACATATAAACAAGGCATTGTTTACAGGCGCTATCTGACGCAGTGATGCCATTCACTCTTTCGGAGCCAGCATGTGGCACAGCCGCGGCCGCCGTGTGCCTGGTAGTGTTCACAGCGGCCAGGGTTCAAATGTACATTATGCCTTCTCCTCGTGATCGCACCGGCTTGACGCTGGATGCACCTCCAAAACAGAACGCTAAGTAATCATTTGAATAGAAGGAAAGAAGACAGTGGTTATCATTACCTGTGCGTCTGTGATTGTGCTTAACACCGAAAATGCATCGCAGCTGCTCACAAAACACGTAACATCCTTACGTGCAGACTCCCCCATGCTATGGCTGACCATCTCCCTGAACCCAGGGAGTGGGAACTCCATGTGgcattaaaaaagaaacactaGTTCAAGCAATGGTTTATTTAGTGGTGCAGTGTAAAAGAGACACCATTCAGCTTCCCAAAAGTCAGCCTTGCCTCTCCCACTTCCTCTTTACATCTAAAAGATCCAACGAAAGACAAAATGGAGAAGGACCTTGACCCCATTTTCCACCCTgccactcctccttctcctcctcacatATATCGTGGGAAGTCTGGACACGGGCTAAGCCAGGGAATTTCGGCAGGGCTATGCAGTAAGCCACATGCTCACCTGATCTCCTGTGGATTGTCATAGAGACAGTTAAGCAGAAATTCAACACTACACAGTGTGCATAGCATTAGCTGGGCTAGGCACACAACAGCACCGACTGGGTGTCAGCAGTCAACAATCTAACCTGACAACCAAAGAGCAGGAACCATTTACAGGAAAGAACTTCGAAGCAGTAATACAAATACCAAAAACAGTCCGTTTCGAATGGTTGAAGAGTATTACTCAAGAGGAAAAATACAACCATTTTCTCATTTGGAAAATAAGTTTTGAAGTGCGCACAAAGTGAAACATTGTGGATTTGATTGAGGATTCAATTTAAGAAGTGTATGCTTGCTGGCCTGTGAATGTGGCTTAATTTCAGGGTTTGGTATAGCTAGGAGGATCATGGTGTGCCGCTTTCGATTAGCTAGCCAGGACCATGTGGGAAACCAAACGGCACACTTATTTCTGCATTAATTAACTAGCCACCGCCATTAAACACAGAGTCTTGTCACCCCTGCTCTGCCAGCTCCCTTGTGCAGGGCTGGCATCTCTCACATCACTATAGCAACCAGCACTATAAGGCACCACAACAGGCATCGCTATAGCAAGCAGCACTTTAAGGCACTATAACAGGCCTCTCTCACATCACTATAACAACCGACACTGTAAGGTACTACAACAGCCATCTTTCACATCACTATAACAACCAGCGCTGTTAAGCACTACAACAGCCATCTCTCACATCACCATAACAACCAGCACTGTATGGCACTGCAAAAGGCATCTCTCAcatcaccatagcaaccagcACTGTAAGGCACTACAAAAGGACAACCCTCTCAGCCCGCTTCAAAAAACCCAAGGCAGGAACCACTGCGGTGCTTCTCGTAAAACACTTGACTCACCAACAATAAAGAACTAACAACTATCTCATCGCGATCAATTGTTATTGATTCATCCAATAAATGCATTGGTTATTACTAGGGAATTAACTAAACGCTTCCTTACCATCCTCATACTGTGAGCTCCTTCACATCCAGGGGACAGCTGTTAGGGGAACTCTTCGGGGAACTCTTCTCCTCCTGAGGTCCATCTCCACTTGGGTCAGGATGTCTCGGTCCTTACGGGTACAACTTGAACAACTTGAACATCTCGGAATTCAACCGGTCGTTGTTAGCTGCCAGAACGCCGACTCAACTCCGCATCATCTTCCAGCAGACAAACGGCTGGCTCAACTTTAACCACCGAGTTAGCCTCTTCAGCTAGCCACCATCAGATCAATGGGAAGATGTTCGGCCCAGTTCAACCCACCGATTGCATCGTCGCTGTTCGTCGCTTCTTCGACGAACTTTATCTCCCCTTATGTAATGAACCCTAAAGATAAACTGAGTAAAAAAGGTCTCCCGAAGCCGTTCAAAAACAGAAAGAGCGCTGATGTTGAGACACAAACAGCCCTTCTTGGCAGACGAGAGGAGCATCGATGCACTTGTTGAGATGATTGGATGGGCGGGGCTATGGAGTGGCCAGGGCGGGGCAATGGAGTGGACGGGGTGGGGCTACGGAGTGGCATCGAGAGCACTGGCTGACCAGAGCATGACCATTCTAAGAATATCCAATGACAGGCCCCCCTGCCCGCAAAACACGCCCACGGTAGATGTGAATTCCATTGAAgaaatgtttcacacagaactgCTTGATAGGACTTTCCTTCATGGTGCATGTTTGAAGCTTATCTGGTATGCGTGGTTCTCGGCAGAACAATCGAAAACAAACAAGACTCGATCATCCAGTTATGACACTGTTTAAGGCTatgctctctctgtcagtctatTTGTGTTCACATGCCTGCTATTTTACCAATGTGACGAACCCTAAATACCCGGGTAAATAGTTCTGGGACAGGTTTAGTAAATAGAGTGCAGACAACATTAAGAGACAGCCGACTTTTTGTTTGAAGAGTGTATTAGCAATAGTTTTTACACATCTATTTATTTCACCTTTACATTATGTCAGATTCCAAAAGCAAAAGTAACTAGGCCCAGCAGGTAGGCCTATCTCATAATACACATTGAAAGTCATTGACATCCAGACAATTAGGTTCGATTTAATTTAATCAGAACATCACTAACCTCTATAACAGTCCATTTAGTACATTATATTTAGGGGCCACATTTAAGCCCCGAAGATCAAGAAACCGGAGAAAGTTgtgtcatcatcttcatcagcgAAGAGGCCATTGTACAACTCCCCTCCCACCACTTGGAGCCACACTTTGTCGCCCACCGCCAGGTTGagaacagcgccccctgctgcttGGTCCTCGCCGCTCTGGTAGACGTCATGGGTGTAGATGAATTTCACCCCATTTTTCACCAGAGCCACCTTGACGTTTCGGGCAAACACGGTAATGTGATAGCTAAAGTAGTATGCCCCAGCCACAGCGCATGTGAACCGGCCAGTCTCTGGGTCGTAGTGATTCTGTAGGTTGTATATTATCTTGTTGAACCGGATGGGCGCGTCAGGCGGCGGCTGCTTGGTTTGCTCTGTGAGACCCACAGAGAAGGCGCTCTTGGGGATAATGACTGTGTCCCCCTTTTGGCCCTTCTCCCCCACATCCCCCcgcccacctctctccccccggtAGCCAATGTTGCCTTTGTGACCTGGAACACCCAGGTCTCCTTTGGGACCTGGTCTCCCTGGTGGTCCTAGGGCCCCCTGGATACCCCTGTCTCCTCGAGGGCCCACTTCCCCCTGAGACCCCTCTGGCCCCAGGGGCCCTATATCCCCTTTGGGTCCTCTAGGTCCTGGTGGGCCAAATTCTCCTTGGATCCCCTTCAGGCCTAGGGGCCCTAGGACGCCTTGGGGCCCCATCTTCCCAGGGGCCCCCCTTTCTCCATGTTCGCCCTTCTTTCCTTTCAGACCCAATGGTCCTGCTCCACCTGTGGATGATACATACAAGATATGTGCTTTATCCTTCTGTTCCTCTCATGATTCCGACTTTTTACAAGGTCAGGCAATAGATGTTAATTGATACACTAGCTCATTAAGCAGAACAGATGAAGAAAGTATTGTCTATAAGGACGTTTTGATGCAATACAGAccactctctcctttctctccattgTTGCCATCTCTACCACCTTGTCCAGTGACACCAATCTCAccttgaaataaacaaaaacttgGTTCAGGCTTCTCAAACAGCgattatattaaatgtattacaaTCAGGGAAAAAAGGTAAGCTACACAGGGTAATTTGAGAATAATGTCCCGTGTTTCTCTTTGGAGCGAGGTGTTTCTCCAGACGTACCTCTGTCGCCCTTGTCACCTCTGAGTCCGTCTCGACCGTCCCTGCCCGGCATTCCGTTGTGGCCGGGGTCCCCCGGTATCCCTGGGTACCCACATCCTTTAGTGAGGGGGTTTTCCTGCGCAACGCACCGGGCTGCCAGCAGGAGGAGAAAAAGGGTGACACACAGCCTGCCCGGCAAAACTCTTCGGGATGCACTCATCACACTCATTTCCAAAGCCCTGCAAGACTAAAAGAAGGGAAACAGTGAAACACTACACAGCCTATGGGGTCCCGGCCTCACCAGACATGGACACCAGTGGTCAGGACAGGCGCACTGTTGTGGTGAACACAAAAGCCCACCAACTCAATGACTCAATCAAACGCTAACCGGACGAGAACTTTGGACAAGCTGCAGTCCTTCAGCGTAAGCTCTAATTCCATTGGTCTACCTTGTGTCTTTTTTGGTTACTGATTATGCCTTCCCCTCTTCGAATGGTCCATTTAACCCGGAAGGTTCTATAATCCGGGGAGGTAATAATCACCCATGGCTCAAACCATCAAAAGGGGTAGCAAAGATGCTCTTGTGATGTTTCCATACCACGCTCTTAAGCCTGGATAAGATGTTTAGTTTTATGCACATTAACGTACATTGTCTGTCAGTTTGATTCTACATGGCTGGATAGATTTTTATAATAGAGCAATAAAAATAGTGTAAAGGTGATGGATGTGTATGCTTTGGAATGGCGCTGGCTGTGTGGTCTAATGCTTTACTTGTGCTTTTATGAATTTGAAGCACTACTCATTCAGCGGCATCTGATTGGTTAATTAAAACTAGGAACAATGGGTCATCGGCCAACCTTTCCCATGGGATTTATAAAAGAACATCAACAGACCTTAAAACTTGACCCCATGAAGTGCATAGTGGCTGTAAAGTTTGACCTTTTTAGTTGGAGTTGTAAACCTTCCTCCAAGCCGTTGCTTCTTGGGGGCAGATTACAGAAACAGTGGGTAAAACGGAGAAAGGCTCTTTCAGACTTGGAGCCATTGAAAATCTAAATCATGACTATTGAATTGAGGAGGAATTATGGGAGGTTCTTTGAAATAGATCTGAGATAGAGTTAACAAACAATGATCAGAGCTGATGGGTATTATTGCTCTCTTTCTTATTGAGGAGTCGATTTCGGCGAGCAAGAAGAACATTTATTATTGCAAGCATAATGGAGGGTTCTTAACAAGGGAAAATCCTTAGTTCCTTTGGGCAAAGCCTATGGTGTACttcacaaagagacacacgtTTACACGTTTCTCatcatttatttcagtaatttgTCATATTGTCATACGCAAGCATCCAATTATCAAGACATTTCAAAATCACCACTTTACATGACAAAACCTTGCATCCAGACAGGCTTTATATAAACGTATATATAAACATCAGTGTCCTACAGTTAGCTGctacagcacacacacctgtacctGCCGGCGCCCAACGTGGACAGAGATGTCATCTAAATAAactaaaatacatttacatcaTACATTTACAACTGAGTCCAACCCTGGTTTCTCCTAGGGTCTCTTGACAGTGAGGGGGAAACATCAGACAGTCTGCGTGTTCCGCCATCCAGGCACAGCGTGATGTGAGTGGCCCGCTGAAGACCTTGCCATAAGTCCTCAGACGAGAGAGCAGAGCCTTGGCAGCTCATGGGGACTTATATTACAGCTAGATCGACTCAACATTTAAACGGACCATGGTGAACAAAAGATGatgcacataaatatatatttctaaatATTTGTACACGTGAATACCAAAAATAAGCCAAGACAAGCTATGATACTAGCTTTACAGTGGGTACATAACTGCTTtaataagtaaaaaaaataataagcaaTAAGCTTATTTGGGCTGAGGGAATCTAATCATGGCCTCTTTCGGCAGGACTATAAATTAAAACTGAATGACTTCCTTGCCCACATTCAAacaattattcaattattcagGAGTTCTGACAGAGGACAGCGGTAAGGCGAACAAGCCCCGACCATGATGACCTTAGGGACCAGCTTCAGGACTCAGCACCAAGGCTATAGTTTAGGGAACAATGAGGACTCAAGGGACCAGCTTCAGGACTCGTCACTATGGCTATAGGTTAGGGGACACAGCTTCAGGACTCGTCACTATGGCTATAGGTTAGGGGACACAGCTTCGGGACTCATCACTATGGCTATAGGTTAGGGGACACAGCTTCAGGACTCATCACTATGGCTATAGGTTAGGGGACACTGTTGACTACAGCTGCAGCATTAGCAAGACGGAGGGACTTTGTGAAGTGGCTAAGCGAGGTACAGTGGATATATGCAGAGGTATCTGACTCCGTCTTCCTTTGAGGGTTTccagaggaggtgtgtgtgtgtgtgtgtgtgtgtgtgtgtgtgtgtgtgtgtgtgtgtgtgtatgtgtgtgtgtgtgtgtgtgtgcgcgcgtgcgtgtgtgtgtgaggcgctACATGATCTGGCGGTGCATGCCGTAGCCCGTCATTCCGGACTGGGACGCCCCGCGGTTGCTGCCCATCTGCAGTCCGATCAGACTCTGACCCTGTCGGAGCTGCTCCTCGGTGAACTCCCGCCGGTAACCCTGGGCCTTCCTGGGCACACCAGAGTGAGGGtcagaggggtcaggggtcatgagGACGACAGAGCTCTGATCAACTCTGTCTGATTCAAACACCAGTTTGCTTTATGCACCTTCTGGCATTGATTGAGACATGCATCTAAACAACTTCCTTCCCATTGTTTAAAAGGCTGGCTGAATCAGCACAGCAGTTATTATACAATCATGGAGACACTGTTTAACTCTCTTTCTTCTTGACGTGACGTGGTTCTCTGTACCTGTGGAACCAGTCGCGGTCCCCTCTGTAGTGACCATCGTCCTTAGTGACCGCCACACTGCCCAGTGCCATGAGGGTCCTCTGCACCGCCGCCAGGTCCttacctatacacacacacacacacacacacacacacacacacacacacacacacacacacacacacacacacacacacacacacacacacacacacacacaaaggcccaggcacacacacacacacacacacacacacacacacacacacacacacacacacacacacacacacacacaaaggcccaggcacacacacacacacacacacacacacacacacacacacacacacacacacacacacacacacacacacacacacacacacacacacacacacacacacacacacacacacacacacagacacagactgttGATCAAAGTTGCGCACTCCAACCTTTTTTCTGAAAACTGAGGATATTATACAATATAGCATTTAATAAACAAGGTCTGCATCTTCAATACTAGAAGGAATTCTACTAAAAACCCTTGCGTTACCTTCCCAGAGATCCACAGTCTGAAAGATGTCGGTAGTGATGACCCCATAGGCCTCCGTGGCTTGAAGAAAATTTGAAATCTTCTCCATCTGTTTAAAGGCCATCTGTGTTTCTAGAATCTTCTTAATGGGCTCTTTTCCCCTGGGGTAGAGGCTGTTTATCAGCCTGCAGAGGATCTGTCACCGGACGGAGATAAGGACGTGTCTGTTAGCAGAATGAAGACAGCTGACGCTTAAGGTATCCAAACCATCATCGATTGTTTCAGGGCAGAGTTCTGCACACAACACCAAAATGAATAGGGTGAGGACCAGAAGGGCGCTGTGCGTTGAGCACTTCACCAACGGCCAAACGCAATCTATTTAGGGTTCAAAATTAATTATGAATATACCTAGATAACTACAATGTGCCATTCTTTCTAACAAAAAAACCCTGTATTTGACTATCTAAAAGACGGTTCGGACTGTGACAGAGATCCAAACGACACATGGTGGGTTGAAATCCTTGCTTTTGGAAACACGATGACGTTATGCCCCGACGATTGGCCTGCAGTAATAATTTAGCAGTCTATTTTCAGAAGCAGGCACTCACTGTTCCGTCCATCAGCCAGGCCTGGAAGTTGTGTTTCCCCGCCTGCGGCCTCTCCAGGTTGCCCCCACACTGGCCCACTATCCAGTCGACCAGGCGCTGCTCCAGGTCGGGGTCGTACTTCTGGTCAATCTTCTCCTGGACCTCCCTGCTCAGTCCATAGGTGGGTCCTCTGTTCGCCATGGCaactgctctctctcactccttatcCGTAATCTAGGGTTCTTGAGACACCTGGCAGGAGAAAAACAGAGGTAATATTGTAACAAACAtagaaataataattatttactttttaatcCAATTTAAATTATCATGGAGAGGATTTTGAGCTGATTCATAATACATATATCTGCATATGATTGCTTCAATTTAAAATGTAGCGTTGAAGGAAATAAAATTATGATAAAATTTACTTTTTTGCGTGAATAAAGTGATATATTGTCTCAGTCTCGCCTCTCAGCATCTGTCCCTTTAAGCTATGGTACAGACACGTCCCGGAGGATTGTGTTCTGGCCGAGATGGGTGTGGTTCTCGGCCGCTGTCCCGCAGAGGACAATCACTTTAATTACTATAGCAACGCTCGAGTCGGCTAGGCTTCCTGCGTACGCGTAGGATTGCATACAACATTCAAGGTACATTTGGTAGAAACCTAATCTTCGATAACTAAAAGCACAACTCTATATGGTTTGATCGCATTTTCATACATAAACTAAGCATTTTAAGAAATTCTGCGTGGATTTTTGCTAGCATGAATGGCTTAAAACTGAAATGACgaatgaaaaagtaaaagcaatGGGTGAATCGGGCGCCGGTCATGTCATTGGTCGTACGCATGTACTTACTGGGCTAATTAGATGCAGCGTCCTCCCGTCCTGTGGTCCTGTGGTAATCCCGCTGACTTGCACAGGGTAGAGGATGCTGAGCTGATGAAGCATCCATGCagtgcaggggagggggggtgcgtgcgtgtgtcgggCAAAGCAAGCTCTCCTCGCAGTGCGCGTCCGGGAGTGGCGCGCCACCCGTTTTTATACGGAATATATAGAGGGGGCTGAGGGATATATAGAGGGAGCTGGGGAGATAAATAgagggggctggaggggagCTAGGCATCGGCCGGGCCAAGTCGTACGCGCAGAATGcaaaaatgtaaacacacacggCCAGACAGCAACATttacgcgtgcgcacacacacacacacacacacacacacacacacacacacacacacacacacacacacacacacacacacacacacacacacacacacacacagtagagtgTGCACCCTACACCGTatgattgcccccccccccccccttgtgacGCAAATTTGATTTAGTCGTCCCTTCTTTTACTTGTTTAGCGGATAAAACATCCACAAAAATAACATCAAATCCACAAACACGTGTCATTTGTTATTAATTATCGACACGAGGAATGCGAGGGGTTGGATGTACTGTACAGAGAGGCCTATTGTGTTTCACTGACTTTCAATCCTAATGAAACCCATAGCTCTTTCTCTTTGGCTGAATTAGTGGTTTTGGCAGGCTGAATGTCCCAGGACCTATTCTGTAACGTGGACAGCATGTAGGCCTCCATGAGCCCCAAACACTCGGTGGGGAGAGCGCTCTACAGGCCTACTCAGTTGGCTTCtctgaacaaacacaaacagtgaCCCTTTACCGCTCATGATGAGCCAATTCCCTTCGGACAAAGAGCAATACAAAAAAATCCCCATGTATACACTATTGTCACTCAGCCTATATCTTGATATTTCATACTCTATTGATTCTGCACGATCCTTTTCACCATTTTATACTCGATTGATGTAGCCTACACGTTAATGGACCTTTTGTTCCTCAGTTTTCGATCCAGGGGTTGATTGCCCGTACTTTGATACACCAGCCAAAGGCCACAGCTGCAGTAACCACGCATGACTGAGTTTAAAGCCTCGTTGCGCTTCATTGAtctcagacccccccctcaGTAAGTGGGACGTCACATGTTAATCAACAGCCTGAATCGGGCTCGGACCAGGGGCCTAAGGACATGAGCGGTGGTCTTCAACAGAAAGATCTGTAGAGACCATCGATGAGAGACGCTGTCTTAGATCTTTCACTAATACATATTATGCTATAACTGTTTTCCCTGTCACTAATGTCATTAGCATAGAAGTGGACCAACCTGCAAGCTAAAGTTGTCTTTGCTTACATATGCATCTGCCCCCCATCCGTTCAGACATATTTCCAGCTGACATGGCCCGGGTCTGTCCAATTGGAACTGTTCCTCATTCGCGAGGGTTTGATACCATGACTGCACAGAGGGGGGCGCCCGATGGAAGCAACAAAGATGGCTGACGGATTGTTTTCAGTTGATCCACGTTCTTCCAGAGGTTGGTCAGCGACTCTGCGCCTGCTGAAAACGTCCTTCGGGTATCAATAATTAATTGAGAGGTTCCAGACTGATACACATTGCAATTGGCCTGGCTATGTAACACACTGATGGGAAAACTGGTTGAAGAGGCACCATTCTCCAAGTGAAGCTCTCATGTTAGGCCTCTATGTAGTTTCACCAGTTGCAATGGAGACTATGGTTTGAAGAAGAGAAGCTGAATGTTGTGGATAGTCTTTATTGGCCACAACGTGTCAGGATATTAAAAAGGCACAGGACAAACTAAGGCTGTCTAATGGAGAAAGACAAACAAGaggaagaaaacagaaaaatcAGTGGCAAGCCGAGAAGAACATCACAGCGGCCCTCCACTAGAAACTGAGAGGAGGCCCTGAACGGGAACAAGTGCTATGCAAACATGACCTGGAGAGAATGAGCCGGATGGGTCACCCGTCTACACTGTAGTGTATGCACTGTCCGAATGGCATGTTTTGGggttgacccccccctccccccaaccccaaaaAGGGAAGACATGGGTAGAAGAACAGAACACGTGGACAGGTGAATGATGCGGGAACAAGGGTCCACACTTTGGCTCGAAGGGAAACGGGGTCGTGGCCGATATTTTGGGGTTTCCTGTATGACTACCATGCTCTCATATTCTTCCTGTCCCCTCAGCCCTCAGACCATTGTGGTCAGCTTGTCTATGAGGTCGTCGATGGTGTACACGATCAGCTTGATGTCGTCCTTCTCGGCCATGCGGTGCTGCGCGTGGCGCCGCAGGATCACGTCCACGTCGCCGCTGAGCACACGCTCCGCCACCTGCATGGAGACGTGCCAGGGCACGTCCTCGTCCTTCAGGCCGTGCAGCAGGCGGATGGGGCAGGTGACCGGGATGGGGCTCTGCAGCACGCGGTGGTTCTCCGCCTCGCGCAGGAACTCCATGTTGAAGCGGTACTCGCCGTCCTCCGAGTGCCGGGTGGGCACTGTCCACACGCCTTTCTCCTCAAACTCCTTGCGCGtctggcagggaggggggggggcgggggacaaAACCACATCATCACTTCACAGCGCATCTAATCTATTACCCAATGTTTTTCCTCCTCAATATTTACTATACTCACTGAGGTAAGAAACATGGTGAGTATTGTTTTTAATctatcatcatcctcctcattcTGTGCTAAGCCTTGTATCTAACACTAGAGATGGGTTATGCAAACTTTTGACTTTGGGTGTACCACTAATTTGTCATCAAGCCCTTTCATATGCAAACTTTTAAAAGATAAGTACACATGCAGTGGCTGAGAAAAGAGTTCCAACGCCCCCTTTGTAAACGATAAGGAAGCCATGGCCAGTGGGAAACCGCTCAAATCAATAGTCAGCTACTCCCGTTAAGGCTCCAAGCATGTCCTTTCTAGCCATCACGAATCAGCACTAAAAATAAGTGGATAACAACACAATAGAGAAGACAATAGAGACATGAGTGCACAGCGGCACTAATTAAAATAACCCATAATGCTAAATTTACTGAAAAAATGATAATATCAATTCTTATctctatatattattttttctaaTCATTTGATTTTTCCCTAATCACAAATCTATTCCTACGTACGGCCTGCAGTGCCTTGGTCCTGCTGGTTTTTATAACACTGCTGTAGATGATAAACAACCATAAAACAGAGACCAATATCAATAATTGAGAGAGTGATAAATGGATAGACAGCTAATCATTGTTAATGCATTAAATAGTTTGTATTGACTGCTGAGATGACAGCTTCCCACCTCAAGCGGAAGAGTGTTGAAGGCTGTGACCAGGTGGTCCGCCGCAGTAGAGATGCCCACGAGAGCTGCGGTCTTCTCTGGCCGGGCGATGGCTGCCAGCAACATCAGCCAGCCGCCTATACTGGAACCCACCATGATCTACGCCGCACAAAGAACAACCGTATATACAACTCGGAGAAAATAGACCAACACTCCCAAACGCATGCTAAAACTCAAGCCAAATGATTGATGAGTCAAAATGAGTGCTGAaattaatca
Proteins encoded in this region:
- the abhd10b gene encoding abhydrolase domain containing 10, depalmitoylase b — translated: MAAVALRSCRRGLSQIISNVGVSSVLSTRFEGGPRHVQCTSGVRHKSTVQFATRPDLPKLAYRRVKGKSPGVVFLPGYGSNMNGQKAEALEEFCRSLGHAYLRFDYTGHGASEGVFTEGTIGTWKKDVLYVLDELVEGPQIMVGSSIGGWLMLLAAIARPEKTAALVGISTAADHLVTAFNTLPLETRKEFEEKGVWTVPTRHSEDGEYRFNMEFLREAENHRVLQSPIPVTCPIRLLHGLKDEDVPWHVSMQVAERVLSGDVDVILRRHAQHRMAEKDDIKLIVYTIDDLIDKLTTMV
- the c1qtnf9 gene encoding complement C1q and tumor necrosis factor-related protein 9A; the encoded protein is MSVMSASRRVLPGRLCVTLFLLLLAARCVAQENPLTKGCGYPGIPGDPGHNGMPGRDGRDGLRGDKGDRGEIGVTGQGGRDGNNGEKGESGGAGPLGLKGKKGEHGERGAPGKMGPQGVLGPLGLKGIQGEFGPPGPRGPKGDIGPLGPEGSQGEVGPRGDRGIQGALGPPGRPGPKGDLGVPGHKGNIGYRGERGGRGDVGEKGQKGDTVIIPKSAFSVGLTEQTKQPPPDAPIRFNKIIYNLQNHYDPETGRFTCAVAGAYYFSYHITVFARNVKVALVKNGVKFIYTHDVYQSGEDQAAGGAVLNLAVGDKVWLQVVGGELYNGLFADEDDDTTFSGFLIFGA
- the tagln3b gene encoding transgelin-3b isoform X2, which encodes MANRGPTYGLSREVQEKIDQKYDPDLEQRLVDWIVGQCGGNLERPQAGKHNFQAWLMDGTILCRLINSLYPRGKEPIKKILETQMAFKQMEKISNFLQATEAYGVITTDIFQTVDLWEGKDLAAVQRTLMALGSVAVTKDDGHYRGDRDWFHRPRVTGGSSPRSSSDRVRV
- the tagln3b gene encoding transgelin-3b isoform X1 translates to MANRGPTYGLSREVQEKIDQKYDPDLEQRLVDWIVGQCGGNLERPQAGKHNFQAWLMDGTILCRLINSLYPRGKEPIKKILETQMAFKQMEKISNFLQATEAYGVITTDIFQTVDLWEGKDLAAVQRTLMALGSVAVTKDDGHYRGDRDWFHRKAQGYRREFTEEQLRQGQSLIGLQMGSNRGASQSGMTGYGMHRQIM